A window of the Vigna angularis cultivar LongXiaoDou No.4 chromosome 3, ASM1680809v1, whole genome shotgun sequence genome harbors these coding sequences:
- the LOC108326305 gene encoding uncharacterized protein LOC108326305 isoform X3, which produces MGRDLLDLFSMNKWRCSWSLAATIASVLALVSVVHLVSFPLIPTLNNFKIAQDSCIPANVSAEFPSNRDQEQPAVDFKLQFPADLHGAVVYQGAPWKAEIGHWLAGCDSVIKEVNITEIIGGNNCKNDCSGQGVCNRELGQCRCFHGYSGDGCTEQLQLECNYEGSPDQPFGRWVVSICPTNCDKTRAMCFCGEGTKYPNRPLAETCGFQFIPPSEPDGPKLVNWTQIDQDVFTTNGSKRGWCNVDPADAYSGKAKIKEECDCKYDGLWGRLCEVPVESVCINQCSRHGHCRGGFCQCDNGWYGVDCSMPSVISSITEWPSWLRPARIDIVDDARANGKMINLNAVVAKKRPLIYVYDLPPEFNSLLLEGRHFKLECVNRIYDDKNVTLWTDQLYGAQMALYESLLASPHRTLNGEEADFFFVPVLDSCIITRADDAPHLSMQEHMGLRSSLTLEYYKKAYTHIVEQYPYWNHSSGRDHIWFFSWDEGACYAPKEIWNSMMLVHWGNTNSKHNHSTTAYWADNWDKISSNRRGIHPCFDPDKDLVLPAWKVPDANVLTSKLWARSHEERKTLFYFNGNLGPAYTNGRPEDSYSMGIRQKLAEEFGSSPNKDGVLGKQHAKDVIVTPERSENYHLALASSVFCGVFPGDGWSGRMEDSILQGCIPVVIQDGIFLPYENMLNYDSFAVRLSEEEIPNLIKILRGFNETEIKFKLENVKKIWQRFVYRDSVLLEAERQKYAFGHVDDWAIEFLKLTEDDVSATLMQILHYKLHNDPWRKQVRHNKQFGLPHQCLVSTS; this is translated from the exons ATGGGAAGGGACTTGTTAGATTTGTTCTCCATGAACAAATGGAGGTGTTCTTGGTCCCTTGCGGCGACAATTGCTTCTGTTCTGGCATTGGTTTCTGTAGTTCATTTGGTTTCGTTCCCTTTGATACCTACTCTCAATAATTTTAAGATAGCTCAAGACTCTTGCATCCCAGCTAATGTTTCGGCAGAATTTCCGAGCAACCGTGATCAGGAACAGCCTGCTGTTGATTTTAAGCTTCAGTTTCCAGCTGACTTGCACGGAGCAGTTGTTTATCAGGGTGCACCATGGAAGGCTGAAATTGGCCATTGGCTTGCCGGTTGTGATTCTGTTATTAAGGAAGTCAACATTACTGAG ATAATAGGTGGCAATAACTGCAAAAATGACTGCAGCGGTCAGGGAGTTTGTAATCGAGAATTGGGACAGTGCCGATGTTTTCATGGTTATTCTG GGGATGGATGTACTGAACAACTGCAATTGGAATGCAACTATGAAGGATCACCAGATCAACCATTTGGGCGATGGGTAGTCTCTATTTGCCCTACCAACTGTGATAAGACAAGAGCAATGTGCTTCTGTGGAGAAGGCACAAAATATCCTAATAGACCATTGGCAGAGACATGTGGGTTTCAATTTAT TCCACCTTCTGAACCTGATGGTCCAAAACTAGTGAATTGGACACAAATTGACCAAGATGTGTTCACAACTAATGGTAGCAAACGGGGTTGGTGTAATGTGGACCCAGCTGATGCATATTCTGGAAAGgcaaaaattaaagaagaatGTGACTGCAAATATGATGGTCTCTGGGGCCGACTTTGTGAAGTGCCTGTAGAATCTGTTTGTATTAATCAATGCTCTAGACATGGTCATTGTCGTGGTGGATTTTGTCAG TGTGACAATGGCTGGTATGGAGTAGATTGCAGCATGCCATCTGTCATTTCTTCTATAACAGAGTGGCCTAGTTGGCTTCGTCCTGCTCGGATTGACATTGTTGACGATGCTCGTGCCAATGGAAAAATGATTAATCTCAATGCTGTGGTAGCAAAGAAAAGGCCTCTTATATATGTTTATGATTTGCCCCCAGAGTTCAACAGCTTGCTTCTTGAG GGACGCCATTTTAAGCTAGAGTGTGTAAATAGAATTTATGATGACAAAAACGTAACATTGTGGACAGATCAATTGTACGGAGCCCAG ATGGCACTTTATGAAAGTTTGCTAGCTAGTCCTCATCGAACATTAAATGGTGAAGAGGCAGACTTTTTCTTCGTTCCTGTTCTTGATTCATGTATCATAACTCGTGCTGATGATGCTCCCCACTTGAGTATGCAG GAGCATATGGGATTGAGGAGCTCTCTCACTTTGGAATATTATAAGAAGGCATATACTCACATTGTTGAGCAATATCCTTATTGGAATCACTCATCAGGAAGGGACCACATCTGG TTTTTTTCTTGGGATGAAGGTGCTTGCTATGCTCCTAAGGAGATATGGAATAGCATGATGTTAGTTCACTGGGGAAACACAAACTCAAAGCATAACCATTCAACTACAGCCTATTGGGCTGACAACTGGGATAAAATTTCTTCCAATAGAAGAGGCATTCATCCATGCTTTGACCCTGACAAAGATCTCGTGCTTCCTGCTTGGAAAGTTCCTGATGCTAATGTGTTGACTTCAAAACTTTGGGCTAG GTCCCATGAGGAGCGGAAGACACTTTTCTATTTCAATGGGAATTTAGGACCAGCATACACTAATGGAAGACCAGAAGATTC GTATAGCATGGGTATCAGACAGAAGCTGGCAGAAGAGTTTGGATCAAGTCCTAACAAGGATGGAGTACTTGGGAAACAGCATGCCAAAGATGTCATTGTGACCCCAGAGCGTTCTGAAAACTATCACCTGGCTCTAGCAAGTTCTGTTTTCTGTGGAGTGTTTCCTGGAGATGGTTGGAGTGGTCGTATGGAAGATAGTATTTTGCAAGGATGCATTCCCGTGGTCATTCAG GATGGGATTTTCCTGCCATACGAGAATATGCTCAATTATGATAGCTTTGCAGTGCGATTATCTGAAGAGGAAATTCCAAACTTGATAAAGATTCTCCGG GGATTCAACGAgacagaaatcaaattcaagctggaaaatgttaaaaaaatatggcAAAGATTCGTGTACCGTGATTCTGTCTTGCTTGAAGCTGAAAGGCAAAAATATGCTTTTGGACATGTTGATGATTGGGCAATTGAGTTCTTAAAACTGACTGAGGATGATGTCTCCGCCACTTTAATGCAG ATTTTGCATTACAAGTTACATAATGATCCTTGGAGGAAACAAGTTCGCCACAACAAACAGTTTGGATTACCTCACCAGTGTCTGGTGAGCACCAGCTGA
- the LOC108326305 gene encoding uncharacterized protein LOC108326305 isoform X2: MGRDLLDLFSMNKWRCSWSLAATIASVLALVSVVHLVSFPLIPTLNNFKIAQDSCIPANVSAEFPSNRDQEQPAVDFKLQFPADLHGAVVYQGAPWKAEIGHWLAGCDSVIKEVNITEIIGGNNCKNDCSGQGVCNRELGQCRCFHGYSGDGCTEQLQLECNYEGSPDQPFGRWVVSICPTNCDKTRAMCFCGEGTKYPNRPLAETCGFQFIPPSEPDGPKLVNWTQIDQDVFTTNGSKRGWCNVDPADAYSGKAKIKEECDCKYDGLWGRLCEVPVESVCINQCSRHGHCRGGFCQCDNGWYGVDCSMPSVISSITEWPSWLRPARIDIVDDARANGKMINLNAVVAKKRPLIYVYDLPPEFNSLLLEGRHFKLECVNRIYDDKNVTLWTDQLYGAQMALYESLLASPHRTLNGEEADFFFVPVLDSCIITRADDAPHLSMQEHMGLRSSLTLEYYKKAYTHIVEQYPYWNHSSGRDHIWFFSWDEGACYAPKEIWNSMMLVHWGNTNSKHNHSTTAYWADNWDKISSNRRGIHPCFDPDKDLVLPAWKVPDANVLTSKLWARSHEERKTLFYFNGNLGPAYTNGRPEDSWCRYSMGIRQKLAEEFGSSPNKDGVLGKQHAKDVIVTPERSENYHLALASSVFCGVFPGDGWSGRMEDSILQGCIPVVIQDGIFLPYENMLNYDSFAVRLSEEEIPNLIKILRGFNETEIKFKLENVKKIWQRFVYRDSVLLEAERQKYAFGHVDDWAIEFLKLTEDDVSATLMQILHYKLHNDPWRKQVRHNKQFGLPHQCLVSTS; this comes from the exons ATGGGAAGGGACTTGTTAGATTTGTTCTCCATGAACAAATGGAGGTGTTCTTGGTCCCTTGCGGCGACAATTGCTTCTGTTCTGGCATTGGTTTCTGTAGTTCATTTGGTTTCGTTCCCTTTGATACCTACTCTCAATAATTTTAAGATAGCTCAAGACTCTTGCATCCCAGCTAATGTTTCGGCAGAATTTCCGAGCAACCGTGATCAGGAACAGCCTGCTGTTGATTTTAAGCTTCAGTTTCCAGCTGACTTGCACGGAGCAGTTGTTTATCAGGGTGCACCATGGAAGGCTGAAATTGGCCATTGGCTTGCCGGTTGTGATTCTGTTATTAAGGAAGTCAACATTACTGAG ATAATAGGTGGCAATAACTGCAAAAATGACTGCAGCGGTCAGGGAGTTTGTAATCGAGAATTGGGACAGTGCCGATGTTTTCATGGTTATTCTG GGGATGGATGTACTGAACAACTGCAATTGGAATGCAACTATGAAGGATCACCAGATCAACCATTTGGGCGATGGGTAGTCTCTATTTGCCCTACCAACTGTGATAAGACAAGAGCAATGTGCTTCTGTGGAGAAGGCACAAAATATCCTAATAGACCATTGGCAGAGACATGTGGGTTTCAATTTAT TCCACCTTCTGAACCTGATGGTCCAAAACTAGTGAATTGGACACAAATTGACCAAGATGTGTTCACAACTAATGGTAGCAAACGGGGTTGGTGTAATGTGGACCCAGCTGATGCATATTCTGGAAAGgcaaaaattaaagaagaatGTGACTGCAAATATGATGGTCTCTGGGGCCGACTTTGTGAAGTGCCTGTAGAATCTGTTTGTATTAATCAATGCTCTAGACATGGTCATTGTCGTGGTGGATTTTGTCAG TGTGACAATGGCTGGTATGGAGTAGATTGCAGCATGCCATCTGTCATTTCTTCTATAACAGAGTGGCCTAGTTGGCTTCGTCCTGCTCGGATTGACATTGTTGACGATGCTCGTGCCAATGGAAAAATGATTAATCTCAATGCTGTGGTAGCAAAGAAAAGGCCTCTTATATATGTTTATGATTTGCCCCCAGAGTTCAACAGCTTGCTTCTTGAG GGACGCCATTTTAAGCTAGAGTGTGTAAATAGAATTTATGATGACAAAAACGTAACATTGTGGACAGATCAATTGTACGGAGCCCAG ATGGCACTTTATGAAAGTTTGCTAGCTAGTCCTCATCGAACATTAAATGGTGAAGAGGCAGACTTTTTCTTCGTTCCTGTTCTTGATTCATGTATCATAACTCGTGCTGATGATGCTCCCCACTTGAGTATGCAG GAGCATATGGGATTGAGGAGCTCTCTCACTTTGGAATATTATAAGAAGGCATATACTCACATTGTTGAGCAATATCCTTATTGGAATCACTCATCAGGAAGGGACCACATCTGG TTTTTTTCTTGGGATGAAGGTGCTTGCTATGCTCCTAAGGAGATATGGAATAGCATGATGTTAGTTCACTGGGGAAACACAAACTCAAAGCATAACCATTCAACTACAGCCTATTGGGCTGACAACTGGGATAAAATTTCTTCCAATAGAAGAGGCATTCATCCATGCTTTGACCCTGACAAAGATCTCGTGCTTCCTGCTTGGAAAGTTCCTGATGCTAATGTGTTGACTTCAAAACTTTGGGCTAG GTCCCATGAGGAGCGGAAGACACTTTTCTATTTCAATGGGAATTTAGGACCAGCATACACTAATGGAAGACCAGAAGATTC ATGGTGCAGGTATAGCATGGGTATCAGACAGAAGCTGGCAGAAGAGTTTGGATCAAGTCCTAACAAGGATGGAGTACTTGGGAAACAGCATGCCAAAGATGTCATTGTGACCCCAGAGCGTTCTGAAAACTATCACCTGGCTCTAGCAAGTTCTGTTTTCTGTGGAGTGTTTCCTGGAGATGGTTGGAGTGGTCGTATGGAAGATAGTATTTTGCAAGGATGCATTCCCGTGGTCATTCAG GATGGGATTTTCCTGCCATACGAGAATATGCTCAATTATGATAGCTTTGCAGTGCGATTATCTGAAGAGGAAATTCCAAACTTGATAAAGATTCTCCGG GGATTCAACGAgacagaaatcaaattcaagctggaaaatgttaaaaaaatatggcAAAGATTCGTGTACCGTGATTCTGTCTTGCTTGAAGCTGAAAGGCAAAAATATGCTTTTGGACATGTTGATGATTGGGCAATTGAGTTCTTAAAACTGACTGAGGATGATGTCTCCGCCACTTTAATGCAG ATTTTGCATTACAAGTTACATAATGATCCTTGGAGGAAACAAGTTCGCCACAACAAACAGTTTGGATTACCTCACCAGTGTCTGGTGAGCACCAGCTGA
- the LOC108326305 gene encoding uncharacterized protein LOC108326305 isoform X1 produces the protein MGRDLLDLFSMNKWRCSWSLAATIASVLALVSVVHLVSFPLIPTLNNFKIAQDSCIPANVSAEFPSNRDQEQPAVDFKLQFPADLHGAVVYQGAPWKAEIGHWLAGCDSVIKEVNITEIIGGNNCKNDCSGQGVCNRELGQCRCFHGYSGDGCTEQLQLECNYEGSPDQPFGRWVVSICPTNCDKTRAMCFCGEGTKYPNRPLAETCGFQFIPPSEPDGPKLVNWTQIDQDVFTTNGSKRGWCNVDPADAYSGKAKIKEECDCKYDGLWGRLCEVPVESVCINQCSRHGHCRGGFCQCDNGWYGVDCSMPSVISSITEWPSWLRPARIDIVDDARANGKMINLNAVVAKKRPLIYVYDLPPEFNSLLLEGRHFKLECVNRIYDDKNVTLWTDQLYGAQMALYESLLASPHRTLNGEEADFFFVPVLDSCIITRADDAPHLSMQEHMGLRSSLTLEYYKKAYTHIVEQYPYWNHSSGRDHIWFFSWDEGACYAPKEIWNSMMLVHWGNTNSKHNHSTTAYWADNWDKISSNRRGIHPCFDPDKDLVLPAWKVPDANVLTSKLWARSHEERKTLFYFNGNLGPAYTNGRPEDSRWCRYSMGIRQKLAEEFGSSPNKDGVLGKQHAKDVIVTPERSENYHLALASSVFCGVFPGDGWSGRMEDSILQGCIPVVIQDGIFLPYENMLNYDSFAVRLSEEEIPNLIKILRGFNETEIKFKLENVKKIWQRFVYRDSVLLEAERQKYAFGHVDDWAIEFLKLTEDDVSATLMQILHYKLHNDPWRKQVRHNKQFGLPHQCLVSTS, from the exons ATGGGAAGGGACTTGTTAGATTTGTTCTCCATGAACAAATGGAGGTGTTCTTGGTCCCTTGCGGCGACAATTGCTTCTGTTCTGGCATTGGTTTCTGTAGTTCATTTGGTTTCGTTCCCTTTGATACCTACTCTCAATAATTTTAAGATAGCTCAAGACTCTTGCATCCCAGCTAATGTTTCGGCAGAATTTCCGAGCAACCGTGATCAGGAACAGCCTGCTGTTGATTTTAAGCTTCAGTTTCCAGCTGACTTGCACGGAGCAGTTGTTTATCAGGGTGCACCATGGAAGGCTGAAATTGGCCATTGGCTTGCCGGTTGTGATTCTGTTATTAAGGAAGTCAACATTACTGAG ATAATAGGTGGCAATAACTGCAAAAATGACTGCAGCGGTCAGGGAGTTTGTAATCGAGAATTGGGACAGTGCCGATGTTTTCATGGTTATTCTG GGGATGGATGTACTGAACAACTGCAATTGGAATGCAACTATGAAGGATCACCAGATCAACCATTTGGGCGATGGGTAGTCTCTATTTGCCCTACCAACTGTGATAAGACAAGAGCAATGTGCTTCTGTGGAGAAGGCACAAAATATCCTAATAGACCATTGGCAGAGACATGTGGGTTTCAATTTAT TCCACCTTCTGAACCTGATGGTCCAAAACTAGTGAATTGGACACAAATTGACCAAGATGTGTTCACAACTAATGGTAGCAAACGGGGTTGGTGTAATGTGGACCCAGCTGATGCATATTCTGGAAAGgcaaaaattaaagaagaatGTGACTGCAAATATGATGGTCTCTGGGGCCGACTTTGTGAAGTGCCTGTAGAATCTGTTTGTATTAATCAATGCTCTAGACATGGTCATTGTCGTGGTGGATTTTGTCAG TGTGACAATGGCTGGTATGGAGTAGATTGCAGCATGCCATCTGTCATTTCTTCTATAACAGAGTGGCCTAGTTGGCTTCGTCCTGCTCGGATTGACATTGTTGACGATGCTCGTGCCAATGGAAAAATGATTAATCTCAATGCTGTGGTAGCAAAGAAAAGGCCTCTTATATATGTTTATGATTTGCCCCCAGAGTTCAACAGCTTGCTTCTTGAG GGACGCCATTTTAAGCTAGAGTGTGTAAATAGAATTTATGATGACAAAAACGTAACATTGTGGACAGATCAATTGTACGGAGCCCAG ATGGCACTTTATGAAAGTTTGCTAGCTAGTCCTCATCGAACATTAAATGGTGAAGAGGCAGACTTTTTCTTCGTTCCTGTTCTTGATTCATGTATCATAACTCGTGCTGATGATGCTCCCCACTTGAGTATGCAG GAGCATATGGGATTGAGGAGCTCTCTCACTTTGGAATATTATAAGAAGGCATATACTCACATTGTTGAGCAATATCCTTATTGGAATCACTCATCAGGAAGGGACCACATCTGG TTTTTTTCTTGGGATGAAGGTGCTTGCTATGCTCCTAAGGAGATATGGAATAGCATGATGTTAGTTCACTGGGGAAACACAAACTCAAAGCATAACCATTCAACTACAGCCTATTGGGCTGACAACTGGGATAAAATTTCTTCCAATAGAAGAGGCATTCATCCATGCTTTGACCCTGACAAAGATCTCGTGCTTCCTGCTTGGAAAGTTCCTGATGCTAATGTGTTGACTTCAAAACTTTGGGCTAG GTCCCATGAGGAGCGGAAGACACTTTTCTATTTCAATGGGAATTTAGGACCAGCATACACTAATGGAAGACCAGAAGATTC AAGATGGTGCAGGTATAGCATGGGTATCAGACAGAAGCTGGCAGAAGAGTTTGGATCAAGTCCTAACAAGGATGGAGTACTTGGGAAACAGCATGCCAAAGATGTCATTGTGACCCCAGAGCGTTCTGAAAACTATCACCTGGCTCTAGCAAGTTCTGTTTTCTGTGGAGTGTTTCCTGGAGATGGTTGGAGTGGTCGTATGGAAGATAGTATTTTGCAAGGATGCATTCCCGTGGTCATTCAG GATGGGATTTTCCTGCCATACGAGAATATGCTCAATTATGATAGCTTTGCAGTGCGATTATCTGAAGAGGAAATTCCAAACTTGATAAAGATTCTCCGG GGATTCAACGAgacagaaatcaaattcaagctggaaaatgttaaaaaaatatggcAAAGATTCGTGTACCGTGATTCTGTCTTGCTTGAAGCTGAAAGGCAAAAATATGCTTTTGGACATGTTGATGATTGGGCAATTGAGTTCTTAAAACTGACTGAGGATGATGTCTCCGCCACTTTAATGCAG ATTTTGCATTACAAGTTACATAATGATCCTTGGAGGAAACAAGTTCGCCACAACAAACAGTTTGGATTACCTCACCAGTGTCTGGTGAGCACCAGCTGA